The Acinonyx jubatus isolate Ajub_Pintada_27869175 chromosome E3, VMU_Ajub_asm_v1.0, whole genome shotgun sequence genome has a window encoding:
- the PTX4 gene encoding pentraxin-4, whose protein sequence is MLCTKVVEGGSSLPWHSSRAVGGEGAHSRRPRPVHVLGMGGPRTTLSVFLIFVPVYLHGVLSQEAGPAVQRKPFFERLRRLEEQFRRLQEVTLTHLRGLASNYNLSYDIDTRFQSLALETQAVALAVNRSQAAVQDDLGRLKTWVQKSQRRSRKLDSRLLALDSALSDRDRQLAQAGKEREAQGDGLSGLGLALRALQDTVAGLTHLVQSQGARLAALEGRLQVAGPGAVAPGPTSTLPPPPPLPLPQLGLPNPGSPKLQRGGQALKAPPEPGDPPQDFAGRLQGTREPPGPGSRRTRPPERPGEACNVGPVLVFPNASTQNVAFLSPGFPAGLRALSVCSWVRVASGHLGTLLSYATEENDNKLVLHGRDSLVPGSVHFVIGDPAFRELPLQPLLDGRWHHVCVIWTSTLGRYRLHVDRRLVATGSRFREGYEIPPGGSLVLGQEQDSVGGGFDSSEAFVGSVAGLAIWDRALVPGEVASLATGRGLPPGAILTLDDAHQVGGFVQRVKCSCLALCP, encoded by the exons ATGCTTTGCACGAaggtggtggagggaggaagcTCGCTCCCGTGGCACTCGAGCAGGGCTGTGGGTGGCGAAGGAGCTCACAGCAGACGGCCTCGTCCTGTGCACGTCCTCGGGATGGGCGGCCCGCGGACGACCCTGTCTGTCTTCCTTATTTTTGTGCCTGTGTATCTGCATGGGGTTCTGTCGCAGGAAGCCGGCCCTGCAGtgcaaagaaaaccatttttcgAGAGGCTCCGCAGACTAGAAGAGCAG TTTCGGAGGCTCCAAGAGGTGACCCTCACACACCTGCGGGGCCTTGCCAGCAACTACAACCTGTCCTACGACATTGACACTCGGTTCCAGAGCCTGGCCCTAGAGACCCAGGCCGTGGCCCTGGCCGTGAACCGGTCACAGGCCGCCGTGCAGGACGACCTGGGCCGCCTCAAGACCTGGGTGCAGAAGTCACAGCGCAGGAGCCGGAAGCTGGACTCCAGGCTGCTGGCCTTGGACTCCGCCCTGAGTGACAGGGACAGGCAGCTGGCCCAGGCGGGGAAGGAGCGGGAGGCACAGGGGGACGGCCTCAGCggcctgggcctggccctgcGGGCCCTACAGGACACGGTGGCCGGCCTCACGCACCTGGTGCAGAGCCAGGGCGCCAGGCTGGCTGCTCTCGAGGGACGGCTGCAGGTGGCCGGTCCTGGCGCCGTGGCCCCGGGGCCGACTTCgaccctgcccccgcccccgcccctgcccctgccccagctgggGCTGCCAAACCCAGGCTCCCCGAAGCTGCAGAGGGGCGGGCAGGCGCTCAAAGCTCCGCCTGAGCCCGGGGACCCACCTCAGGACTTCGCCGGCCGTCTCCAGGGGACGCGGGAGCCACCAGGCCCAGGCAGCCGGCGGACCCGGCCGCCCGAGAGACCAGGAGAGG CCTGCAACGTGGGCCCCGTGCTCGTCTTCCCCAACGCCTCCACCCAGAACGTCGCCTTCCTGAGTCCCGGCTTCCCCGCAGGCCTGCGGGCCCTGTCTGTCTGCAGCTGGGTCCGCGTGGCCTCgggccacctgggcaccctgCTCTCCTACGCCACCGAGGAGAATGACAACAAGCTCGTGCTGCACGGCAGGGACTCCCTGGTCCCTGGCTCTGTCCACTTCGTGATCGGAGACCCGGCCTTCAGGGAGCTGCCCCTGCAGCCACTGCTGGACGGCCGGTGGCACCACGTGTGTGTCATCTGGACGTCCACGCTGGGCAGGTACCGGCTCCACGTAGACCGCAGGCTAGTGGCCACTGGCTCCCGCTTCAGGGAGGGCTACGAGATCCCTCCAGGGGGGTCCCTCGTGCTGGGCCAGGAGCAAGACAGCGTGGGGGGTGGGTTCGACAGCTCCGAGGCCTTCGTGGGGAGCGTGGCGGGCCTGGCCATATGGGACCGGGCGCTGGTCCCCGGGGAGGTGGCAAGCCTCGCCACTGGGAGGGGGCTCCCTCCGGGCGCTATCCTCACGCTGGACGACGCCCACCAGGTGGGCGGATTCGTGCAGAGGGTGAAGTGCAGCTGCCTGGCGCTCTGTCCCTGA